Proteins from a genomic interval of Salinarchaeum sp. Harcht-Bsk1:
- a CDS encoding methyltransferase domain-containing protein, producing the protein MGFLEDKARARLFYKYLSRIYDRINPYVWTETMRDDAIDRFDVDDDDRVLDVGCGTGFATQALVERTDDVYGLDQSPHQLERALAKLGDDDRVEFHLGDAERLPYETDSFDAVWSSGSIEYWPEPVRTLREMRRVCKPGGTVLVVGPNEPKSRIGKALADAIMLFYGAAEADRMFEAAGYESVEHWTDGPSHKPDVAVISMAQVPE; encoded by the coding sequence ATGGGATTCTTAGAGGACAAGGCCCGCGCGCGCCTGTTCTACAAGTACCTCTCGCGGATCTACGATCGAATCAATCCCTACGTCTGGACCGAGACGATGCGCGACGACGCCATCGACCGCTTTGACGTCGACGACGATGACCGGGTGCTCGACGTCGGCTGTGGCACCGGATTCGCGACGCAGGCACTGGTCGAACGGACCGACGACGTCTACGGGCTCGACCAGAGTCCCCACCAGCTCGAACGGGCGCTCGCCAAGCTCGGAGACGACGACCGCGTGGAGTTCCACCTCGGCGACGCCGAGCGGCTTCCCTACGAGACCGACAGCTTCGACGCCGTGTGGTCGTCAGGCTCGATCGAGTACTGGCCCGAACCAGTCCGGACGCTCCGGGAGATGCGGCGCGTCTGCAAACCCGGTGGCACGGTCCTCGTCGTCGGTCCCAACGAGCCGAAATCTCGCATCGGCAAGGCACTTGCGGACGCGATCATGCTCTTCTACGGCGCGGCGGAGGCCGATCGGATGTTCGAGGCCGCTGGCTACGAGTCGGTCGAGCACTGGACGGACGGCCCCTCACACAAGCCGGACGTCGCAGTCATCTCGATGGCGCAGGTGCCCGAGTAA
- the ahaH gene encoding ATP synthase archaeal subunit H, whose translation MPRPEVLERVKEAEREADDIVAEAEADREERLAEARERAEEIREEAETEARDLRERRLEAAREEIEQEREQILEDGRANREELVADAEEHLDDVVDDVLELVETAVHAQT comes from the coding sequence ATGCCGAGGCCAGAAGTTCTCGAACGTGTCAAGGAGGCCGAGCGGGAGGCCGACGATATCGTCGCGGAGGCCGAGGCTGATCGCGAGGAGCGCCTCGCGGAAGCCCGCGAGCGTGCCGAGGAAATCCGTGAAGAAGCGGAGACGGAGGCGCGCGATCTGCGCGAACGACGACTCGAGGCTGCCCGCGAGGAGATCGAACAGGAACGCGAACAAATTCTCGAGGACGGCCGCGCCAACCGGGAGGAGCTCGTTGCCGACGCCGAAGAGCACCTCGACGACGTGGTCGATGACGTCCTCGAACTCGTAGAGACGGCGGTGCATGCTCAGACCTGA